From a region of the Cyprinus carpio isolate SPL01 chromosome A18, ASM1834038v1, whole genome shotgun sequence genome:
- the LOC109110100 gene encoding protein mono-ADP-ribosyltransferase TIPARP: MQEAVDSAVPALGLPMGTREFTEQQMGLANKIPLVKPYFKKKHAQRKLDTKCLRALDDPILSTLLNSDALVSGDGVFVLRNPARPQRNICTAAVEKQARISQVCLKEEDEEEESTDADVAVSELAGEQKVSDIQRVSIDANERRFQPQERDEAAPSSDVSGSKLNDIYTTETLQGANCRAIKEGEIFQDKSEEASLDLVFELLTQLQYHTHQGDAVSICVDFLQGVCVYGSDCAHHHTVLPYHWQIRRADTQIWQSISDDSQEQLERLYCNPDNEHVRLKFLGRVFTLDFSAMRVCDLEFDLVRRLSTPSSSTATPTNTSPTPNCLTVWKYYCRDNFGWREYSEPVVRLIEEASGQGLKEVRFITLQNQYILNIHEGFQQNAVFGFCRQIKKRPLFRSSIMLTPDLQTLGGLSSAFLSSLESSGNQPHSPMSSGPSKVYPETWLPMNTSQDFLQVPVSRDDRSYRTVYSLFHKTISETKFRILKILRVQNPFLWEKYKRKKEYMSRHMSEMDRMLNERHLFHGTSQDVVEGICKHNFDPRVCGKHATMFGQGSYFARKAVYSHNFSKRSPRGVHYMFLAKVLTGKFTVGNPSMRRPPPLNPRDTSSDLFDSCVDNWMDPQIFVIFSDDQSYPYFIIQYEEVGNTVAI; this comes from the exons ATGCAGGAGGCAGTTGACAGCGCTGTGCCCGCTTTAGGTCTGCCCATGGGGACCAGAGAGTTCACCGAGCAGCAGATGGGACTGGCCAACAAGATCCCGTTAGTGAAGCCCTACTTCAAAAAGAAACACGCACAGAGAAAACTGGACACAAAATGCTTACGTGCTTTAGATGACCCTATTTTGAGCACGTTATTGAACTCAGACGCTCTCGTGTCAGGCGACGGAGTGTTTGTTCTGCGTAACCCAGCTCGACCGCAGCGGAATATATGCACCGCCGCCGTGGAGAAGCAGGCAAGGATTAGTCAGGTGTGCctgaaggaggaggatgaggaggaggagagcaCAGACGCCGATGTGGCCGTGAGCGAGCTCGCGGGGGAACAGAAGGTGTCGGATATTCAGCGGGTGTCAATAGACGCTAATGAGCGACGCTTCCAGCCCCAGGAGCGCGACGAGGCGGCGCCCTCCTCTGATGTTTCAGGGTCGAAGTTAAATGACATCTACACCACTGAGACTTTGCAGGGTGCAAATTGCCGTGCCATCAAAGAGGGCGAGATCTTTCAGGATAAAAGCGAGGAGGCCTCTTTGGATCTAGTGTTTGAACTCCTGACCCAGCTTCAGTATCACACGCATCAAGGGGACGCTGTATCGATCTGTGTGGATTTCCTCCAGGGCGTTTGTGTCTATGGCAGTGACTGTGCCCACCATCACACCGTTTTACCTTACCACTGGCAAATCCGCAGAGCAGATACGCAGATCTGGCAGAGCATATCGGATGACTCTCAAGAACAACTGGAAAGGCTTTATTGCAACCCTGACAATGAACATGTCAGACTTAAGTTTCT CGGTCGAGTGTTTACATTGGACTTCAGTGCCATGCGAGTTTGTGACCTGGAGTTTGACCTCGTCAGGCGTCTGTCCACGCCTTCCAGCTCCACAgccacacccacaaacacaagcCCCACCCCTAACTGCCTGACTGTGTGGAAATACTACTGTAGAGATAACTTTGGCTGGAGGGAATATTCAGAG CCAGTGGTTCGGTTGATTGAGGAGGCTAGTGGCCAAGGTCTGAAGGAGGTGCGTTTCATCACACTGCAGAATCAGTACATCCTGAACATTCATGAGGGCTTCCAGCAAAATGCAGTTTTTGGTTTCTGCCGGCAGATCAAAAAACGACCGCTGTTCAGGTCCTCCATCATGCTTACCCCTGACCTCCA GACTCTTGGTGGCCTTTCCTCAGCATTTCTCTCCTCCCTGGAAAGTTCTGGAAACCAGCCTCACTCTCCTATGTCAAGCGGCCCCTCTAAAGTGTACCCTGAGACTTGGTTACCCATGAATACCAGTCAGGACTTCCTGCAGGTGCCCGTCTCCCGGGATGACCGCAGCTACCGTACTGTCTACAGCCTCTTCCACAAGACCATATCTGAGACCAAGTTCCGCATCCTGAAGATCCTCCGTGTCCAAAACCCCTTCCTCTGGGAGAAGTACAAAAG GAAGAAGGAGTACATGTCACGGCACATGTCAGAGATGGACCGCATGCTGAACGAACGGCACCTGTTCCACGGCACGTCCCAGGATGTGGTGGAGGGCATCTGTAAGCACAACTTCGACCCACGTGTGTGCGGCAAGCACGCTACCATGTTCGGCCAAGGCAGCTACTTTGCACGCAAGGCTGTCTATTCTCACAACTTCTCCAAGCGTTCGCCCCGCGGTGTTCACTACATGTTTCTGGCCAAAGTCTTGACGGGGAAGTTCACAGTGGGCAACCCTTCCATGCGCCGCCCACCCCCACTGAATCCAAGAGACACCTCCAGCGACTTATTTGACTCCTGTGTGGACAACTGGATGGACCCGCAGATCTTTGTCATCTTCAGCGATGATCAGAGTTATCCTTACTTCATCATTCAGTATGAAGAGGTAGGCAATACGGTGGCTATTTGA